One region of Vallitalea okinawensis genomic DNA includes:
- the nadA gene encoding quinolinate synthase NadA, with amino-acid sequence MTTQEITREILQLKEKNKAVILAHTYQDGHIQDIADIVGDSLMLSKAAKEVDCKTIVFCGVRFMAETAKILSPKKTVLLPAIDALCPMAKMVTAEDIRVYREMNPKKKIVCYVNSTTEVKAECDVCITSANAVEVINRLPEKDILIVPDENLGHYIKQSLPHKNIDLWPGFCITHKRVLEKDILQVKAIHPNAPILVHPECSYSVLKHADYVGSTSQIIHYVDQHDYDKYIIGTEMGVIHSLKKNHPDKAFYLLSTGLICSNMKKTGLKDVYHALKYQQHVIEVDEELRQRAYGSIDKMFSICE; translated from the coding sequence AGCTGTTATTCTTGCTCATACCTATCAGGATGGGCATATACAAGATATAGCCGACATCGTAGGTGATTCACTCATGTTAAGCAAAGCAGCTAAAGAAGTTGATTGTAAAACCATCGTATTCTGTGGCGTACGCTTTATGGCTGAAACTGCAAAAATTCTGTCACCAAAGAAAACAGTCTTACTTCCAGCTATTGATGCTCTATGTCCGATGGCTAAAATGGTGACTGCTGAAGATATAAGAGTTTATAGAGAAATGAATCCAAAGAAAAAAATTGTATGTTATGTCAATTCTACAACAGAGGTAAAAGCTGAATGTGATGTATGTATAACCAGTGCTAATGCAGTAGAAGTGATTAACCGCCTACCTGAAAAGGATATACTTATCGTCCCTGACGAGAATCTGGGGCACTATATCAAACAATCCCTTCCCCATAAGAACATTGATCTATGGCCAGGTTTTTGTATAACTCATAAACGAGTATTAGAAAAAGATATTTTACAAGTAAAAGCTATTCACCCCAATGCGCCTATTCTCGTGCATCCTGAATGTTCTTATAGCGTTTTAAAGCATGCAGATTATGTTGGCAGTACCTCACAAATAATTCACTATGTTGACCAGCATGATTATGATAAATATATTATAGGAACAGAAATGGGTGTTATACATAGCTTAAAGAAAAATCATCCAGATAAAGCCTTCTATTTACTATCGACAGGTTTGATCTGCAGTAATATGAAAAAGACAGGATTAAAAGATGTATATCATGCTCTCAAGTACCAGCAACATGTTATTGAAGTGGATGAAGAATTGCGCCAAAGAGCTTATGGGAGCATTGATAAAATGTTCAGTATATGTGAGTAG
- the nadB gene encoding L-aspartate oxidase yields MYADVVIIGGGLAGIITALQIDPHLKVVLLTKNKIKDSNSYLAQGGIAATLDDNYISHINDTMEIGHQLNNKEIVTFLVNESKKTINLLESLGVIFDQTEQGYRLTCEGGHQHQRILHIKDQTGKGILLALFDVLMNRHNIELMEDTACVDLLIHSTECHGVQIIKDNLLQPLYARHTVLATGGIGGIYVRSTNRSHLYGDGIAMAFRHQVQLCDMEFVQFHPTAFYDATGGKSFLISEAVRGEGAHLVHRDGERFMLRYHEKKELAGRDMVSQAIYKEMIACNQPCVYLDMRHLDTAYMTDRFPYIQSRCLEKGIDISKDLIPVSPVQHYVMGGVKTDLNGCTSILGLYACGECAHTGIHGANRLASNSLLECVVFGNQVASSINKSNHTRIIKIIGQNRQLKDTHDNSRYELLLDKVKAIISEYCWLSRNPCDLETAYSLLTTYYQEMLDSEDYSIAYYNCLNAISTGITICKASIHRKESIGSFIKEVY; encoded by the coding sequence GTGTATGCAGATGTGGTTATAATAGGTGGAGGTCTAGCGGGGATTATCACCGCTCTTCAGATCGATCCCCATCTTAAAGTAGTTTTGCTGACTAAAAATAAAATAAAGGATTCTAATTCCTATTTGGCACAAGGTGGTATAGCTGCAACATTGGATGATAATTACATAAGCCATATCAATGATACGATGGAAATAGGACACCAATTAAACAATAAAGAAATTGTTACATTTTTAGTCAATGAATCAAAGAAAACCATCAACCTGCTGGAAAGTCTAGGTGTTATATTCGATCAAACTGAACAAGGCTATCGTTTAACATGCGAAGGTGGACATCAGCATCAACGAATCTTGCACATTAAAGATCAAACTGGTAAGGGCATCCTATTGGCTTTGTTTGATGTACTCATGAACCGTCACAATATTGAATTGATGGAGGATACCGCATGTGTTGATTTACTCATTCATTCAACTGAATGTCACGGTGTTCAAATCATTAAAGATAACTTACTACAACCTTTATATGCAAGGCACACTGTTTTAGCTACCGGAGGCATAGGTGGTATATATGTTCGTTCTACCAATAGGAGTCACTTATACGGTGATGGGATTGCTATGGCATTTCGTCATCAAGTCCAGCTTTGTGATATGGAATTTGTTCAATTCCACCCTACTGCTTTCTATGACGCTACTGGTGGGAAAAGCTTTCTTATCTCAGAAGCTGTGAGAGGTGAAGGTGCCCACTTAGTTCATAGGGATGGGGAAAGATTTATGCTCCGATACCATGAGAAAAAGGAACTTGCTGGAAGAGATATGGTTTCTCAGGCTATTTATAAGGAAATGATCGCATGTAATCAACCCTGTGTGTATTTGGATATGCGTCATTTAGATACCGCGTATATGACGGATAGATTTCCTTACATTCAATCACGTTGTTTAGAAAAAGGCATTGATATATCTAAGGATCTCATTCCTGTTTCTCCTGTACAGCACTATGTCATGGGAGGTGTTAAAACGGACCTTAATGGGTGTACTTCAATCCTCGGTTTGTATGCATGCGGCGAATGTGCTCATACTGGCATACACGGTGCTAATCGTTTAGCAAGCAATTCACTACTAGAATGCGTTGTATTTGGTAATCAAGTAGCTTCTTCAATTAATAAGTCTAATCATACTAGGATTATTAAGATCATAGGTCAGAACCGCCAGCTAAAAGATACTCATGATAACAGCCGTTATGAGCTCTTATTAGACAAAGTAAAAGCTATTATTTCAGAGTATTGCTGGTTGTCTCGTAATCCATGTGATTTAGAGACTGCTTATTCATTATTGACTACATACTATCAAGAGATGCTTGATTCAGAGGATTATAGTATCGCCTATTACAACTGCTTAAATGCTATATCCACTGGTATTACTATATGTAAAGCTTCAATTCACCGTAAAGAATCCATTGGCAGTTTTATCAAGGAGGTTTATTGA
- the nadC gene encoding carboxylating nicotinate-nucleotide diphosphorylase, protein MKELIVQDILINALKEDMPYGDMTTDYLIPSSLSGFVEVKAKESGVIAGLDVFRMVFRIIDPKIRVSNHVEDGDLISKGDVFITISGSTNAILKGERLALNLLQRLSGIATQTRQYCEAIKDLPTVIVDTRKTTPGLRLLEKMAVQAGGASLHRYNLSDAVMIKDNHIKACGNITQAVSQVRNKIPFTTKVEVEVSNLEEFKEALATSTDIIMLDNMTNIDMKSAVEMNKGKCILEASGNMNLERIRSVALTGVDYISVGALTHSVKSLDISLNLL, encoded by the coding sequence ATGAAAGAACTTATCGTTCAAGATATTCTCATAAATGCTTTAAAGGAAGATATGCCCTATGGCGATATGACCACTGATTATCTTATCCCCAGTTCTCTAAGTGGTTTTGTTGAAGTAAAAGCAAAAGAATCTGGTGTTATTGCTGGATTAGATGTGTTCAGAATGGTTTTTAGAATTATTGATCCTAAAATACGAGTTTCTAACCATGTTGAAGATGGTGATCTTATTAGTAAAGGTGACGTCTTTATAACTATAAGTGGTTCCACAAATGCTATCTTAAAAGGTGAACGCCTTGCCCTTAATCTACTTCAACGATTAAGTGGTATCGCTACACAGACACGGCAATACTGTGAAGCCATCAAGGATTTACCTACTGTTATTGTCGATACCAGAAAAACAACACCAGGATTAAGGCTCTTGGAAAAAATGGCTGTACAAGCTGGAGGTGCCAGTCTTCACCGCTACAACCTTTCCGATGCTGTGATGATAAAAGATAATCATATTAAGGCATGTGGTAACATAACCCAGGCAGTGTCTCAAGTGAGAAATAAAATCCCATTCACAACTAAGGTTGAAGTTGAAGTCTCTAATTTAGAAGAGTTTAAGGAAGCCCTTGCTACATCCACTGACATTATCATGTTAGACAACATGACCAATATCGACATGAAAAGTGCTGTAGAAATGAATAAAGGAAAGTGCATTCTAGAAGCTTCAGGTAATATGAACCTTGAGCGTATTCGAAGCGTCGCTTTAACAGGCGTAGACTATATTTCAGTAGGTGCCCTTACCCATTCTGTCAAATCTTTAGATATCAGTTTAAACTTGCTTTAA
- a CDS encoding glycine--tRNA ligase encodes MEKTMEKIVSLAKTRGFVYPGSEIYGGLANTWDYGPLGVELKNNVKKAWWDKFIKENPHNVGVDCAILMNPQVWVASGHVGGFNDPLMDCKDCKERFRADKIIEDFMMEKGEEITDPVDSWTNDQMKSYIDEQGIVCPSCGKKDFTDIRQFNLMFKTFQGVTEDAKNTVYMRPETAQGIFVNFKNVQRTTRRKVPFGIGQIGKSFRNEITPGNFTFRTREFEQMELEFFCEPGKDLEWFEFWKEFCVNWLKRLGMTDEHMRVRDHSEEELSHYSNGTTDIEFLFPFGWGELWGIADRTDFDLKKHAEHSGEDMNYFDPTTNEKYVPYCIEPSLGADRVTLAFLCEAYDEEELENGDVRNVLRFHPALAPIKMAVLPLSKKLSEEANDVVKMLSKYYNVEFDDRGSIGKRYRRQDEIGTPFCITFDFDSRDDASVTIRHRDSMEQERVKIDELLMYFHDKFDF; translated from the coding sequence ATGGAAAAGACAATGGAAAAGATAGTATCTCTAGCGAAAACAAGAGGATTTGTTTACCCTGGTTCTGAAATTTACGGTGGTTTAGCCAACACATGGGATTACGGTCCTTTAGGGGTTGAATTAAAAAATAATGTTAAAAAAGCATGGTGGGATAAATTTATTAAAGAAAATCCACATAACGTTGGTGTGGACTGTGCCATCTTAATGAACCCACAAGTATGGGTTGCTTCTGGTCATGTTGGTGGTTTCAATGACCCATTAATGGACTGTAAAGATTGTAAAGAGAGATTCAGAGCAGATAAAATCATTGAAGATTTTATGATGGAAAAAGGTGAAGAAATCACTGATCCAGTTGACTCATGGACAAATGATCAAATGAAGAGCTATATTGATGAACAAGGTATTGTGTGTCCATCTTGTGGTAAAAAGGATTTCACAGATATTCGTCAATTTAACCTCATGTTTAAAACTTTTCAAGGTGTAACGGAAGATGCTAAGAATACAGTTTATATGCGTCCAGAGACAGCTCAAGGTATTTTTGTTAACTTTAAAAACGTTCAAAGAACAACAAGAAGAAAAGTACCATTTGGTATTGGTCAGATTGGTAAATCCTTTAGAAATGAGATAACTCCAGGTAACTTTACTTTTAGAACAAGAGAGTTTGAACAAATGGAACTTGAATTTTTCTGTGAACCAGGTAAAGACTTAGAGTGGTTTGAATTCTGGAAAGAGTTCTGTGTAAATTGGTTAAAACGTTTAGGAATGACAGATGAGCATATGCGTGTACGTGATCATAGTGAAGAAGAATTATCTCATTACAGTAATGGAACAACAGATATTGAATTCTTATTCCCATTTGGCTGGGGAGAACTTTGGGGTATTGCTGACCGTACTGACTTTGACCTTAAAAAGCATGCGGAGCATTCCGGAGAAGATATGAATTACTTCGATCCAACAACTAATGAAAAATATGTTCCTTATTGTATTGAACCATCATTAGGTGCTGATCGAGTAACACTTGCATTCCTTTGTGAAGCTTATGATGAAGAAGAGTTGGAAAATGGCGATGTAAGAAATGTACTTCGTTTCCATCCAGCATTAGCGCCAATTAAAATGGCTGTCTTACCATTATCTAAGAAGTTATCTGAAGAGGCTAATGATGTTGTAAAAATGCTAAGTAAATACTACAATGTAGAATTTGATGATAGAGGATCTATTGGTAAGCGCTATAGAAGACAAGATGAAATTGGTACACCATTCTGTATCACATTTGATTTTGACTCAAGAGATGATGCTTCTGTTACTATTCGTCATAGAGATTCAATGGAGCAAGAGAGAGTTAAGATAGATGAGTTATTAATGTATTTCCATGATAAGTTTGACTTCTAA
- a CDS encoding M3 family oligoendopeptidase translates to MKFVDYEYKRPQMDLIKADVEKLIVKFNEAESLEEQNKIIAEINDIRQTVDTMMDIAYIRNTIDTTDEFYDKENDYMDENSPIYEGLISKYYEALVNSKFKEELKEQWGQQLFDLAEAKLSVFSEAIIPDLQEENKLSSRYGKLLSSAKIMFEGEERNLSQMRPFMQSKDRDTRIAAQKAYIAFFEEHEAELDEIYDSMVKVRHSIAQKLGFKNFVEVGYRRMQRTDYRAEQVANYRKQVKDSLVPITTELRERQCKRLGYDHLYYYDEGLQFLSGNPTPKGDPDWIMNKGMKMYSELSEETKIFMEFMVEHDLFDVLSKKGKRGGGYCTYLPKYQSPFIFANFNGTAGDVDVLTHEAGHAFQVFSSRGYELPEYYWGTYEVSEIHSMSMEFLTYPWMEEFFVEDTDKYKFYHHADSILFIPYGVTVDEFQHWVYENPEATPTERKSMWREIEKKYLPHRDYADCDFLERGGFWFRQGHIFYDPFYYIDYTLAAICAIQFRNKAEENREKAWGDYMKLCKAGGTMSFIKLLDYVGLDNPFEDGCIKKAVEPVKAYLDTIDDSKF, encoded by the coding sequence ATGAAATTTGTAGATTATGAATATAAAAGACCTCAAATGGATCTGATCAAAGCAGACGTTGAGAAGTTAATTGTTAAATTCAATGAAGCAGAATCATTAGAGGAGCAAAATAAAATTATCGCAGAAATAAATGATATTCGCCAAACGGTAGATACAATGATGGATATAGCCTACATTCGTAATACCATTGATACAACTGATGAGTTTTATGACAAAGAAAATGATTACATGGATGAAAACAGTCCTATCTATGAAGGCTTAATATCCAAATACTATGAAGCCTTAGTTAATTCAAAATTTAAAGAAGAACTAAAGGAACAATGGGGACAGCAATTGTTTGATCTTGCTGAAGCAAAATTAAGCGTATTCAGTGAGGCAATCATTCCTGATCTTCAAGAAGAAAATAAGTTAAGCAGTAGATATGGGAAGTTATTGTCTTCAGCTAAGATCATGTTCGAAGGTGAAGAGCGTAACTTATCTCAAATGCGTCCATTTATGCAATCAAAAGACAGGGATACAAGAATTGCGGCACAAAAAGCGTATATAGCTTTTTTTGAAGAGCATGAGGCGGAGTTAGATGAAATCTATGATAGCATGGTGAAAGTACGTCATTCTATTGCACAGAAATTAGGTTTCAAGAACTTTGTGGAAGTGGGCTATCGCCGGATGCAACGTACAGACTATAGAGCAGAACAGGTTGCAAATTACCGTAAGCAAGTGAAAGATAGTCTAGTACCAATAACGACTGAATTAAGAGAACGCCAATGCAAACGATTAGGTTATGATCATTTATATTATTATGACGAAGGTTTACAGTTCTTATCAGGTAATCCAACACCTAAAGGTGACCCGGATTGGATCATGAATAAAGGTATGAAGATGTACAGTGAACTTTCCGAGGAAACAAAGATTTTTATGGAGTTTATGGTGGAACATGATTTATTTGATGTATTGAGTAAAAAAGGCAAACGTGGAGGTGGTTATTGTACGTATCTACCTAAATACCAATCACCATTCATCTTTGCAAACTTCAATGGTACAGCAGGTGACGTGGATGTATTAACTCATGAGGCAGGTCATGCCTTCCAAGTGTTCTCTAGTCGAGGCTACGAATTACCTGAATACTATTGGGGAACCTATGAAGTAAGCGAGATTCATTCTATGAGCATGGAGTTTTTAACCTATCCTTGGATGGAAGAATTCTTTGTTGAGGATACAGATAAATATAAATTCTATCATCATGCTGATTCCATTCTTTTTATTCCTTATGGTGTAACTGTTGATGAATTCCAGCATTGGGTATATGAGAACCCAGAAGCAACGCCTACTGAACGTAAATCAATGTGGCGTGAAATTGAGAAGAAGTACTTACCTCATAGAGATTATGCGGATTGTGATTTCTTGGAGAGAGGTGGCTTCTGGTTTAGACAAGGACATATTTTCTACGATCCATTCTATTATATAGACTATACATTAGCCGCTATTTGTGCAATTCAATTCCGCAATAAGGCTGAAGAAAATCGCGAAAAAGCTTGGGGAGATTATATGAAGCTTTGTAAAGCAGGTGGTACAATGTCTTTCATTAAGCTTTTAGATTATGTAGGTCTCGATAATCCATTTGAAGATGGTTGCATCAAAAAAGCAGTTGAACCAGTGAAAGCATACTTGGATACTATTGACGATAGTAAATTTTAA